The sequence ctATGTCTATGTGTAGtaaagtcattgggattgctcatccaaatctaagagaaaatccacacttgcatctcttaggaggcaagaggtcgctttgtcatggtttatcttttgcttgatttcaatttgctaaccatgcttgtaatgatatattgagtgtttgtgttgcaccagcaggtaccctacttcacacgcaCGACAAATATAATTCAATTAGGGTTACATCTATGTTTACCATTACCATTCAATTATGGCTCGGTTGGGATtatgattatgatcatgattcatttATATTTATGATTAGTACATTAAGATTAGGGTTCATATAAGATTAACAAAATTGTTACAAATTTGAAGTTAAGATTTTATTGCTATTATAAGTTAAATTGtttaaaataataacataataaaacATTGAATGAAATAACTAACAAACAAAATAAAGTATCTTGACAATACAATTTTTCAacacaatttaaaatatatataaatatgctaGTTAGATGTTTCTCAATGTAATTATAAATGACTTTATCGAGTACAATAATTGAAGGGTACGTACTGAACAATATTtctaaaatcaaatcaatcaaaatatgGAATCATCTTCCAGCTAATGTAGAAGACTCTGCGGTGTACGAGAGTTCGGATAAGAGCGGGACTGAGTGGTCCGAAGCAGTGGACGAAGAAAATGGGAAACTGCCCAACTCTGCCGTCCCTTCCAGTATCCTTACTACACTTGACATCACTGGCCGGCTCATAAAGTCATCCTGTATACACAACATCCCTACTCCTAACATTTTAGTTGCCTCTTCCTTCACGACATCCGCTTCATCTTCAAGCCTTGAATCTAACAAATCTGCTAATCTCCCTTCTTCGGCTTTCATCTGTAATACTGAGAACAAGCGGAACTCAGTAAGCTCTCTGCTTCTTTTACCGCTCACAATCTCAACCAACATAACACCAAAGCTATATATATCTGCCTTCTCTGTAATATGCATATTCAACAATTCAGGAGCCATATAACCGGGCGTTCCTCTCAACATAGTTATCACTTCACTTTGCTCTCTGTTAGTCAACTTTGCAAGCCCAAAATCTGAGACCTTGGCATTGAAATGCTCATCCAGGAGAATGTTTTGGGGTTTGATGTCGAAATGAATAATTCTCTGTTCACACTCTTCATGTAAGTAGGCCAAACCCCGTGCTATATGAAGAGCTACTTTAGATCTGGTCTTCCAATCCAGCACATATCGATCGGTATCATTGGGAAATATCCATTTCTCAAGAGACCCATTTGGTTGATACTCATAGACGAGCATTCGATGGGATTTCTCAGCACAAAAGCCCTTCAAACTTACCAGATTAAGATGATGAATTCTGCCTACCGTTTCTACCTCTGCTTTAAACTCTTTTGTTCCTTGTCCTGCTCTGTCAAGCCGCTTCACTGCAATCTTTGTGCCATCAGACAGAACGCCCTCATAAACAGACCCGAATCCCCCGCTACCAAGCTTCTTGCTGAAATTGTTTGTAGCATTTGCCAATTCGCCGAATGAGAAACGAAAAGTTAATGCAGCTGGCCAGTTTCCAGAAGCGTCCTCATCCTCACGCTCATCACTTTTCTCCTTTTTATTGCATTTTCCAGATTTCGCCATCCATGCCCCCAATAAGAGAAACAGCACAACCAATCCACCACAAACAGTAATACTGATAACTATAGTTGAGCGATTAGCACGCTTCGAGATCCCCTGAAATTTGATATAAGCAGTGGAATTGTAAAAGGTATCTCTTGCAGTATTCATTTGCAGAGAGTAAACTTTGGCCTCCAGATAACAATAACCACTAGAACTATTGCCAAAGATGCCATACCTGAAAAAAGCAGCTTTGCAGGTGCAATTTTTGAGACAAAGAGTTTTACATTCATCTCTTGAAACCAACTCTGTGATAGACGCATTTCCATAGGAATAAGTGAAATACGAAGCATAAGTGAAATACGAAGCATGATCAATCTCCAACAACTCATAATCTTGTTGACGGCTACTGATTGCGGACTTCTCTGGACAGACTAGAGGACTAAGTGGAACACAGCCCGAACTGGGGTTGGAGGCATTAATCTGAGTAAAAGCGTTACCCTCTTCTGGACAGCTGCACTGACCATCGTTGCAGACACCGTAGTCCCCACAAATTCTTGGATACCCACATATAGTTAATGCACTAGTAAAGCCTGTCAAATAGTCAGTAACAGACTTTCCAGTTGTTGGTTGGAACGAATAGAACTGCAAATGCCCATCTGAATCTATCTTTAAGTAGAGGCAATTTTTAGGTATAGAAAGGCTCACTACAATGGGAATCGATGGATATCCCACAGGATAGAAACTGAGCGTCTCATTATCCAACTGTATATAGGCTATTATAACAGTTGTGGGTTCCCGTGgatacctaaaatacatttgagCGGGCGCAGGGGCCGTATACATAGCAAAGCCGTCCACTTTCAAGGA is a genomic window of Cryptomeria japonica chromosome 7, Sugi_1.0, whole genome shotgun sequence containing:
- the LOC131039878 gene encoding G-type lectin S-receptor-like serine/threonine-protein kinase SD2-5; the encoded protein is MRRIDYFIFPIAAIVSVFLISSSVFLQSSALPSTTAYGGTTWTNNVQSLESWAPQSVGLSAVTVRPVLLSNNISYGGENLRFGCGFFCFSIPCQTGYSFAVFFVIYQTDYTDPDDLQMVWTANRESLVQDNATLGLTSTGNLVLKDADGSLVWSTNTSSKDFQGIMIEETGNLVLLNSSNGTMWQSFDYPADTLLLGQKFKLDQKLIANFSPTNTSQGFYYGSLKVDGFAMYTAPAPAQMYFRYPREPTTVIIAYIQLDNETLSFYPVGYPSIPIVVSLSIPKNCLYLKIDSDGHLQFYSFQPTTGKSVTDYLTGFTSALTICGYPRICGDYGVCNDGQCSCPEEGNAFTQINASNPSSGCVPLSPLVCPEKSAISSRQQDYELLEIDHASYFTYASYFTYSYGNASITELVSRDECKTLCLKNCTCKAAFFRYGIFGNSSSGYCYLEAKVYSLQMNTARDTFYNSTAYIKFQGISKRANRSTIVISITVCGGLVVLFLLLGAWMAKSGKCNKKEKSDEREDEDASGNWPAALTFRFSFGELANATNNFSKKLGSGGFGSVYEGVLSDGTKIAVKRLDRAGQGTKEFKAEVETVGRIHHLNLVSLKGFCAEKSHRMLVYEYQPNGSLEKWIFPNDTDRYVLDWKTRSKVALHIARGLAYLHEECEQRIIHFDIKPQNILLDEHFNAKVSDFGLAKLTNREQSEVITMLRGTPGYMAPELLNMHITEKADIYSFGVMLVEIVSGKRSRELTEFRLFSVLQMKAEEGRLADLLDSRLEDEADVVKEEATKMLGVGMLCIQDDFMSRPVMSSVVRILEGTAELGSFPFSSSTASDHSVPLLSELSYTAESSTLAGR